The nucleotide window GTGGTGTTCTGCGTGGAGGGCGAGGAGGAGATCGGTTCGCCCAACCTGGCCGCCTTCCTGAAGGCCAACGTGCAGCGGCTGGCCTGTGACGCCGTGGTGATCTCCGACACCACCATGTTCGCGCCGGGCCTTCCCAGCATCACCACGGGGCTGCGCGGGCTGGCGTACATGGAAATCCGCGTGCAGGGCCCCTCGACGGACCTGCACTCGGGCGCGTACGGCGGCGCGGTGGTGAACCCGGCCAACGTGCTGGCCCGCATCATCTCGCAGCTGCACGACGAGCGCGGCCGGGTGAACATCCCCGGCTTCTACGACCGCGTCCGCGAGCTGACGGCCGAGCAGCGCCAGGCCATCGCCGCCCTGCCCTTCGAGGAAGAGGGCCTGCGCAAGGAAGTGGGTGCCCCCAAGCTGGGCGGCGAGGCGGGCTTCGGGCCGCTGGAGCGCATCTGGGCGCGGCCCACGCTGGACGTCAACGGCATGCTTTCCGGCTACACCGGCGAGGGCGCCAAGACGGTTCTCCCCGCGCGCGCCATGGCCAAGGTGTCCATGCGCCTGGTGCCCGACCAGGACTTCCACGAGGTGGAGCGCCTGTTCATCGACCACGTCCAGTCGCTGGCGCCCGAGGGGGTGACGGTGGAGGTGCTGGCGCTGCACGGGGGCCAGCCCTGGCACGCCGAGGGCGGCGGGCCGGTGTTCGACGCGGCCGCGCGGGCACTGGAGCAGGCGTGGGGGCGCAAGCCGGTCTTCATCCGCGAGGGCGGTTCCATCCCCATCGTGCAGGCGTTCCAGGAGACGCTGGGCGCGCCGGTGCTGATGATCGGCTTCGGCCTGCCCGGCGAGAACGCGCACGCGCCCAACGAGTGGATGTCGGTGGAGAACTTCCAGAAGGGCGCCGAGGCCGTCGCCCTGATGTACGAGGAATTGCGGTGACCTCTGCCGGCGAAGCGGAGGCGCGGGCGTTCGTCGAGCAGCTGCAGGCGCGCGCCGCGCCCCTGCAGACCGAGGCGAACCTCGCCTGGTGGGAGGCGGCCACGGGCGGTGGCGACGCGGCCCTGGAGCGCTCGGCCCGCGCGAGGTCGGAGTACCGCGCGCTCTTTTCCGATGCCGCCGGCGCCGCCCGGGTGCGTGCATGGCTCGCGTCCGCCGAGGTGCGAGAGCCGCTGCTTCGCCGGCAGCTGCAGCTGCTGGACTATGAGTTCACCCCCAACCAGCTTCCGCGCGACACCATCGACGACCTGGTGGCGCGCACGGCGGAGCTGGAGCGCACCTTCTACGGCTTTCGCGCGGAGATCGGCGGCGAGCGGGTGACCAACAACCGCATCGTCGACATTCTGGAAAAGGAGAACGACTCGGCGGTGCGGCGCGAGGCGTGGAGCGCCAGCAAGCAGGTGGGCGCGCGGGTGGCCGATCCCCTGCGCGAGCTGGTCCGCCGCCGCAACGCCGCGGCGCACTCGCTGGGCTTCGCCGATGCGTACGTGATGGACCTGGAGGTGCAGGAAATCTCCCCCGCTCGGCTGTTCGCGCTTCTGAATGAGTTCCGCGATTTGACGGATGAGCCGTTCCAGGCGCTGCGGGCGGAGCAGGACCGTGCGATGGCTGACCGCTTCGGCGTTTCGGCCGACGAGCTGCGGCCGTGGCACTGGGAAGACCCGTTCGGCCAAGAGGCGCCGGCCGCGCGCGGATTGGACCTGGATGCCTGGTTCGCGGGCCGCGACGCCGTGCAGGTCGCGGCCGGCTTCTTTTCCGGGATCGGCCTGCCGGTAGACGGGGTTCTCGCGCGCAGCGACCTGTACGAGCGGGAGGGTAAGGACCAGCACGCCTTCTGCCAGGACATCGACCGGCGGGGCGACGTGCGCATCCTGTGCAACCTGCGCCCCAATGAGAAGTGGATGGGCACGCTGCTTCACGAGTTGGGGCATGCCGTCTACGACTGCGAGGTCCCGCGCTCGCTGCCCTACGTGCTGCGCCAGCCCGCGCACATCCTCTCCACCGAGAGCGTGGCGATGTACTTCGGGCGGCTGACGCGCGAGCCGGCGTGGCTGCGCGAGGTGATGGGCGCCGAGGTGTCCGCCGCCGAGGCCGCGGAGATCCGCCGCCAGCTGCGGGCGGGGATGCTGGTCGCGGCGCGGTGGATGCTGGTGATGGTGTACTTCGAGCGCGAGCTGTACCGCGACCCGGATCGTGCGGACCTGAACGCCGTCTGGTGGAACCTGGTGGAGCGCATCCAGGGCGTCCGGCACCCCGAGGCGCGCGCGGACGGAACGGAGTGGGCGAGCAAGATCCACCTGTCGCTCTCGCCCGTGTACTATCACAACTACCTGCTGGGCGAGATGATGGCCTCGCAGGTGTCCGCCGCCATCCGGCGCGAGACGGGCCTTCCGCCGGACCGCAGCATTGCCGGCGAGCCGCGCGTGGGAGCCTTCTTCCGGGACCGCATCTTCGCCCCGGGCGCCACGGTGGACTGGAACGGCCTCCTGGTCCACGCTACGGGCGAGGAGTTGTCCCCCCGCCACTTCGTCCACCAGTTCGTCTGAATCCAGTGGGCAGGCGTGCCGGATGAGCATCGACGCATTACGCACCTTCGTCGCGTGGGCTTCAGTATACGCGGCGTTCGCCGTCTTCCTTGGCTATTCCGCGTACCTCCTGTACCTGGATCTGAAGGTCGGGGAGTACGTCAGGACCGAGCTGCCGCCGAAGTCGGAGCGGTGGAACCCCGAGTACTACAAGCCCGGTGCGGAGCCGTGGCTGGCCCGCTACCGGCTGTGGGACCGGTGGAGAATTGCGGTCTGGCTTGGATGCATCGTGGTCGGAAACCTGCTCTACTGGCTGCTAACCGCATAAAAAGGAAATCGGGCGTATCCCAGTGGATGCGCCCGATCGTGCTTCAGGAGGCGTCCTGCCGCCGTGGGCGGGCACGGCTCATCCCGACGGATCACCCCACCCGCGCTACTACGGTACCGATGGGCATGCCCAGGCGCACCGGCTGGTCCACCGCGAGGGACGGGAGCAGCTCCACGCGGCCGGGTTCGAAGACCAGGACCACGGTGGAGCCCAGGTGAAAGGTCATCACCTCGTCGCCGCGGTTCACGCGAACGGGCGGATCGTAGCTGCGCGCGGCGGATCGGTGGCCGCGGCGGTTCGTTACCCAGGCGTTCTCGCCCGGCGGCGCGTTCCACTCGCGGTCGAACGCCGCGCTGATGCGGCCCACGTTGTAGGCGCCCACCGCGACGACCGCGACGCGACCCATCGGCCCGTCCACGTGGCACATCAGCCGCTCGTTGCGCGCGAACAGGTCCTGCGTGTGCGCCACGGAGGGCGCGTTCACCGGCAGCAGCCACCCGGGAACGTGCCGCGCCTCGCGGATCTCCCCGCCGACGGGCGCGTGGATGCGGTGGTAGTCCTTGGGCGAGAGGTAGAGGGTGATGAACGCCCCGCCCTCGTACCGCGCCGCGGCCGCGTCGTCCTCCAGCAGCTGCGCCACTTCGTACAGCCGCCCCTTGGCCTGGATCAGCCGCCCCTCGCGCACCGTTCCCAGCTGCCCCACGGCCCCGTCCACCGGGCTGGCGACCACGGACGGGTCCGACGGCCAGGTGCGCGCGCCAGCCGCCAGCCTGCGGGTGAAGAAGCGGTTGAGGGTGGGATACGCCTCCAGCGGCAGCTCCGCCTCGGCTACCTCGGCGCCGACGGCGCGCGCGAAGGCGCCGAGGACGGCGGGGCGCACGCGCGGGGGAATGGGCGCATCCGCCAGCCGGCCGAAGCCGCGGCTGAGCGCGCCCTGCGGCAGGCGCTTGAGCAGCGACAGCGCGGCGCGCCAGCGGAGGGTAGGAAGCTCGGGCGATTCGTGGGATCGGTGCATTCCGGCGGCGGTGCCGGCCGCCGCCCCGGTGACGGAGCGCATCGGCCGCTGTGGTGTTAGATTGGGCGCGTCCCGGCGCTCGGGACGACGTCGACGAAAACGCGGATCATCAAGAACGGCAACGGCTTGAGTACCATCATCTCATCCACCATCCGAATCCCCAGCACCACCCGCGTGCTGGCGAACGGCCTGCGCGTGGTGGCGCACGAAGACCCGTCGGCGCCCATCGTTACGGTGCACCTTATGTTCCGGGCCGGCTCGCGAGACGAACGGCCGGGACGCACGGGGCTGGCGCACCTCCTGGAGCACCTGATGTTCGAGGGCTCGCAGCACGCGCCCAAGGGGCACTTCGACGACGCGCTGGAGCGCGTGGGCGGCAGCAACAACGGCAGCACCTGGCTTGACCGCACCAACTACTACGAGACGGTGCCCACGCACGCCGTGGAGCTGCCGCTGTGGCTGGAGCGCGACCGCATGGCGTTCTTCCTTCCCATGCTCACCGGCGAGGTGCTGGAACTGCAGCGCGGCGTGGTGATGAACGAGCGGCGCCAGGTGATCGAGAACCGCCCGTACGGAAAGGCCGACGAGGAGCTTCACGAATTGCTCTTTCCGCCGGACCATCCGTACTCGTGGCCCACCATCGGGTACATGCGCGACCTGGAGCAGATTACGCTCGAGGACGCCCGGGCATTCTACCAGACCTACTACACCCCGGGCAACGCGGTGCTCGTCTTTGCCGGCGACATCGCCGCCGACCGGGCCTTCGAGCTGGCCGAGCGCTACTTCGGCGACCTTCCCGCCGGCCCCGAGCTGCCGCCGCCGCCCGCGCCCGTTATGCCGCCGGCTCCGAACGGCGCCCGGCGGGTGATGGATGACGACGTCTCCTTTCCGCGCATCATGCAGGCCTTCGCCGTCCCAGCGTACGGCACGCCCGACTGGATTGCACTCGACGTGCTGGCCTACCTGCTGGCGGATGGAGACAGCAGCCGCCTGCAGCGGGCTCTGGTGCGCGACGGCCGGCTGGCGCAGGACGTGGATTCGTACCTGTATCCCACCGCGCTCTGCGGCGTCTTCGGGTTCGTCAGCACGGCGCGGTCGGAGGTGGAGCCCGAGGCGCTGGAGCACGCCATCCGCCAGGTGGTGGACGAGGTGATCGAGAACGGGGTGACGGACGAGGAACTGACCGGCGCCGTCCGCCGCGTGCGCCGCGACCAGGTGTCGGAACTGGCGACGGTGGAGGAGCGCGCGGACGCCCTGGCCTACGCCGCGACGGTTCTCGGCGACGCGGACGCGGTTCACACGGTGCTCGACGGCTACGCCGAGGTTACCACGGACGACCTGCGCCGCGTGGCCGCCGAGTACCTGGTGCCGGAGCGTGGCGCCACGCTGGTCGTGGTCCCCCGCCCCGGCCAGGACGACGAAGACGAGGAGGCGGGCGATGAGTGAAGTCTCGACGGTCGCCGTCCTTCCGCCGCCGGTTCCCGGCGCGCCTCCTCGCACTCGCGCTCCGCGCCCGGAGCGCTGGACGATGGACAACGGGCTGCGGGTGATCGCCCTGCCGCGATCCACCGTCCCCCAGGTGGTGCTGCGGATGGCGTTCGCCGCCGGCTCCGCCGCCGATCCCGCCGAGTTCCCCGGCACCGCCTCCCTCACCGGCGGCCTGCTGACGGAGGGAACGGAAACGATGTCGGCCGACGAGCTGAACGCGCGGCTCGACGGCCTGGGCGCGGCCGTCCACGCCAGCGTGGGCCACGACTTCGCCGAGGTGGAGGCCGTCTTCCTGTCGGAGAC belongs to Longimicrobium sp. and includes:
- a CDS encoding dipeptidase, with translation MAATDFLQRNREQHLEELMDWLRIPSVSAKSEHKADTGRAADWLADRMREAGLQTVEVIPTAGHPVVLGEWRGAPEGAPTLLIYGHYDVQPPEPLDEWTTAPFEPEVRDGNLYARGSVDDKGQVYLHVKAVQAMLADGGRLPVNVVFCVEGEEEIGSPNLAAFLKANVQRLACDAVVISDTTMFAPGLPSITTGLRGLAYMEIRVQGPSTDLHSGAYGGAVVNPANVLARIISQLHDERGRVNIPGFYDRVRELTAEQRQAIAALPFEEEGLRKEVGAPKLGGEAGFGPLERIWARPTLDVNGMLSGYTGEGAKTVLPARAMAKVSMRLVPDQDFHEVERLFIDHVQSLAPEGVTVEVLALHGGQPWHAEGGGPVFDAAARALEQAWGRKPVFIREGGSIPIVQAFQETLGAPVLMIGFGLPGENAHAPNEWMSVENFQKGAEAVALMYEELR
- a CDS encoding M2 family metallopeptidase, giving the protein MTSAGEAEARAFVEQLQARAAPLQTEANLAWWEAATGGGDAALERSARARSEYRALFSDAAGAARVRAWLASAEVREPLLRRQLQLLDYEFTPNQLPRDTIDDLVARTAELERTFYGFRAEIGGERVTNNRIVDILEKENDSAVRREAWSASKQVGARVADPLRELVRRRNAAAHSLGFADAYVMDLEVQEISPARLFALLNEFRDLTDEPFQALRAEQDRAMADRFGVSADELRPWHWEDPFGQEAPAARGLDLDAWFAGRDAVQVAAGFFSGIGLPVDGVLARSDLYEREGKDQHAFCQDIDRRGDVRILCNLRPNEKWMGTLLHELGHAVYDCEVPRSLPYVLRQPAHILSTESVAMYFGRLTREPAWLREVMGAEVSAAEAAEIRRQLRAGMLVAARWMLVMVYFERELYRDPDRADLNAVWWNLVERIQGVRHPEARADGTEWASKIHLSLSPVYYHNYLLGEMMASQVSAAIRRETGLPPDRSIAGEPRVGAFFRDRIFAPGATVDWNGLLVHATGEELSPRHFVHQFV
- the asd gene encoding archaetidylserine decarboxylase (Phosphatidylserine decarboxylase is synthesized as a single chain precursor. Generation of the pyruvoyl active site from a Ser is coupled to cleavage of a Gly-Ser bond between the larger (beta) and smaller (alpha chains). It is an integral membrane protein.), encoding MRSVTGAAAGTAAGMHRSHESPELPTLRWRAALSLLKRLPQGALSRGFGRLADAPIPPRVRPAVLGAFARAVGAEVAEAELPLEAYPTLNRFFTRRLAAGARTWPSDPSVVASPVDGAVGQLGTVREGRLIQAKGRLYEVAQLLEDDAAAARYEGGAFITLYLSPKDYHRIHAPVGGEIREARHVPGWLLPVNAPSVAHTQDLFARNERLMCHVDGPMGRVAVVAVGAYNVGRISAAFDREWNAPPGENAWVTNRRGHRSAARSYDPPVRVNRGDEVMTFHLGSTVVLVFEPGRVELLPSLAVDQPVRLGMPIGTVVARVG
- a CDS encoding pitrilysin family protein; protein product: MSTIISSTIRIPSTTRVLANGLRVVAHEDPSAPIVTVHLMFRAGSRDERPGRTGLAHLLEHLMFEGSQHAPKGHFDDALERVGGSNNGSTWLDRTNYYETVPTHAVELPLWLERDRMAFFLPMLTGEVLELQRGVVMNERRQVIENRPYGKADEELHELLFPPDHPYSWPTIGYMRDLEQITLEDARAFYQTYYTPGNAVLVFAGDIAADRAFELAERYFGDLPAGPELPPPPAPVMPPAPNGARRVMDDDVSFPRIMQAFAVPAYGTPDWIALDVLAYLLADGDSSRLQRALVRDGRLAQDVDSYLYPTALCGVFGFVSTARSEVEPEALEHAIRQVVDEVIENGVTDEELTGAVRRVRRDQVSELATVEERADALAYAATVLGDADAVHTVLDGYAEVTTDDLRRVAAEYLVPERGATLVVVPRPGQDDEDEEAGDE